A part of Setaria viridis chromosome 8, Setaria_viridis_v4.0, whole genome shotgun sequence genomic DNA contains:
- the LOC117866725 gene encoding endoribonuclease Dicer homolog 4 isoform X3, whose translation MGEGEDETSSSAAAASAAAGVPKDPRKIARKYQLDLCKRAVEENIIVYLGTGCGKTHIAVLLMNELGHLIRKPSREVCVFLAPTIPLVRQQAIVIADSTNFKVQCYHGSGKNLRDHQAWEKEMAEYEVLVMIPRILLRNLQHCFIKMDSIVLVVFDECHHAQAQKRHPYAQIMKEVPLLF comes from the exons ATGGGCGAGGGAGAGGACGAGACctcgagctccgccgcggcggcgagcgcggccgcgggcgTCCCCAAGGACCCGAGGAAGATCGCGCGCAA GTATCAGCTGGATCTTTGCAAGAGGGCGGTTGAGGAGAACATCATAGTGTACCTTGGCACAGGATGTGGGAAGACACACATTGCTGTGTTACTCATGAATGAGCTTGGACACCTCATCCGCAAACCCAGCCGCGAGGTGTGCGTCTTCCTCGCACCGACCATTCCCCTTGTGCGCCAG CAAGCAATAGTGATTGCGGATTCCACCAATTTTAAAGTTCAATGTTACCATGGAAGCGGTAAAAACTTAAGAGACCACCAGGCATGGGAGAAAGAGATGGCCGAGTATGAG GTCCTTGTAATGATACCTCGAATATTATTGCGTAATTTGCAGCATTGTTTCATCAAGATGGATTCAATCGTACTTGTGGTATTTGATGAATGTCATCATGCACAAGCACAAAAAAGGCATCCATATGCACAAATTATGAAG GAAGTACCTTTGCTATTTTGA
- the LOC117866546 gene encoding uncharacterized protein — protein sequence MNSIFSLVDELVKERVYEGYENDDHEFVLFDRAGALVLWCRIPALEAKVAEWSKEHPLIWNSGIGASASFVRTLSRLLFERSEDLYGPYNHIIRVSLAPYAAVGSSAAQHWLAFEVFMEMAKAGKIPRLPQKELEELKKQAAEESYFGYGTICENLMLKVFGLDYVILTLGSDYSSVETDPSYYHQPFESPIVKGMRKAFQSGRHLLLVENVHVPLSLDVLVFTTDKHPSPFQSRWLISTTSKDVCDKSRETPGTYRWELHSGKEYNYAPRFDDDLSENDWAMLIKEALLDAAASIHIALQQQQQDMLFWLYIAHQCLRYSILYHPLRGDTDCPVTSDEHVRCWVVEDLLFSEANGKKHSISYRPAFEVGKVVIQALQKYSLLPTSSTSPLDAVTGVSKLAEGVPRLNQDELSHHDKRERLSLVSFFNNDGRHLSWGLGRDEGAKLIPGEMVMSTLILRGCSNASAFPFDTVSNHSLRVLDLSYTQINSLPSWLSNLLNLHLLSLRGCSQLETLSPPALVSEEERSPLANLGNLQVLDMNGVPLLELTQQDGSNKSNLHFLDLSGSKVITLPSGFFCDMSSLEELILNNCSNLKKLPPSLADLSNLLILHVEGTQITSFPEDTFQAMQRLHTLKLIKNMLLKSLPSSLSRAKGLRELHIHNCITLKTDTLWDLVSCLEGLYIRAWEALEDLKIHGHHNLRTFSLSGPWIRCLSLRGCSRLEIVNFRDDLTALEDVDLSGTAIEDIPQNLPNLPQLRRLLLLNVPSFKRFPWHQLIRFPKVFYLDNCEYYGNQSPKILCEQKICEEGSQDREKTTNTAQINTNDPRMFHSFSAFAANKLVKEGQFLQCFNVQVKGCSVRGMEPKNKEGEICSKIQRQLPYQDVAHSSEVASIAPMVRLQPKQRHLEISSNDRYPDGLRHILSVTESLFITDDASIKCLNESNCTMTCLEECQLVQCHEMKVVFKMHSRVTGAIRREYLEIRIPEVLPALKIFQASNLQNLLSFVEPGDLSYSALITLKLLNHIHLEHCPRLEKLFPCSLSLPSLETLVILFCYNLKTIFYNQSDYDVAASPLPNIERIYLQELPQLQHFHDDVMFRFETLKWEKLFVRGCQSFHRLPLLKSEYPESRVEVSGERDWWGRLQWSLPEQSHYYLHVPPPEFASRKKHIIRSYLR from the exons ATGAATTCCATTTTTTCTTTGGTCGATGAATTAGTAAAGGAAAG GGTCTATGAAGGCTATGAGAATGATGATCATGAATTTGTACTCTTTGATAGGGCAGGGGCTCTGGTTCTATGGTGTAGAATACCAGCGTTGGAAGCAAAGGTGGCAGAGTGGAGCAAGGAACACCCACTGATATGGAACTCCGGAATTGGAGCATCAGCTTCGTTCGTGCGAACCCTGAGTAGGCTCTTATTTGAGCGCAGCGAGGACTTATATGGGCCCTACAACCACATTATACGTGTGAGCCTTGCACCCTACGCAGCAGTAGGCAGCAGTGCTGCCCAGCATTGGCTGGCGTTTGAGGTCTTCATGGAAATGGCTAAAGCCGGCAAGATACCACGACTGCctcagaaggagcttgaggagtTGAAGAAACAGGCCGCAGAAGAGAGCTACTTCGGATACGGCACCATCTGCGAGAACTTGATGCTCAAGGTTTTTGGATTGGACTATGTTATCTTAACTTTAGGATCAGATTATTCGTCCGTAGAGACGGACCCTAGCTATTACCATCAACCTTTTGAATCTCCCATAGTAAAAGGGATGAGAAAAGCGTTTCAATCGGGGAGGCATCTGCTGCTGGTGGAAAACGTGCATGTTCCTCTCTCATTGGACGTGTTGGTGTTCACAACAGATAAACATCCTTCACCCTTCCAGAGCCGGTGGCTCATCTCAACCACTTCCAAGGATGTCTGCGACAAAAGCAGAGAGACTCCAGGTACTTACCGCTGGGAACTTCATTCAGGCAAGGAATACAACTACGCCCCACGCTTCGATGATGATCTCAGTGAAAATGACTGGGCTATGTTAATTAAAGAGGCCTTACTGGACGCAGCTGCCTCCATCCACATCGCActccagcagcaacagcaggaTATGTTGTTTTGGCTTTACATTGCTCACCAATGCTTGCGTTATAGCATCCTCTACCATCCACTGCGAGGAGACACTGATTGTCCTGTCACCTCCGACGAGCATGTTCGCTGTTGGGTGGTTGAGGACCTGCTTTTCTCAGAAGCCAATGGCAAGAAACACAGCATCTCATACAGACCTGCATTTGAAGTTGGGAAGGTCGTAATTCAAGCCTTGCAGAAATATTCATTACTGCCAACAAGCAGCACATCCCCTCTGGATGCCGTTACTGGTGTGTCCAAGTTAGCAGAGGGTGTTCCTCGACTCAATCAAGATGAACTCTCTCATCATGACAAGAGAGAACGGCTGAGCTTGGtctcattttttaataatgaTGGCAGGCATTTAAGCTGGGGTTTGGGCAGGGATGAGGGGGCAAAATTGATCCCAGGAGAAATGGTCATGAGCACGCTCATTCTAAGAGGTTGCTCAAATGCATCAGCATTTCCTTTTGATACAGTGTCGAACCATTCCCTCCGTGTACTTGATCTATCATATACACAAATAAATTCACTTCCCTCATGGCTTTCTAATCTTCTGAATCTCCACTTGCTCTCGCTCAGAGGTTGCTCTCAGCTTGAGACCTTATCGCCACCGGCACTTGTTTCTGAGGAAGAAAGGAGCCCACTCGCTAACCTAGGAAATCTTCAAGTCCTTGATATGAATGGAGTTCCCTTGTTGGAGCTAACCCAGCAAGATGGAAGCAACAAGAGCAATCTGCACTTCCTTGATCTGTCAGGTTCAAAAGTCATCACTCTGCCATCTGGGTTCTTCTGTGACATGTCAAGTCTTGAGGAACTCATTCTTAACAATTGCTCCAATCTGAAAAAACTTCCTCCTTCCCTGGCTGACTTGTCTAATCTATTGATCCTTCATGTTGAGGGGACTCAAATTACCTCTTTTCCTGAAGATACATTTCAAGCGATGCAACGACTGCATACGCTCAAGCTCATAAAAAACATGCTACTGAAATCTCTCCCAAGTTCACTGTCTAGAGCCAAAGGCCTCAGAGAGCTACATATTCATAATTGCATTACATTAAAAACTGACACTCTCTGGGATCTAGTATCATGCCTTGAAGGTCTTTACATACGAGCATGGGAGGCCCTGGAAGATCTCAAAATCCATGGGCATCATAATCTAAGAACCTTCTCACTCTCCGGACCATGGATTAGGTGCCTGTCATTGCGTGGGTGCAGCAGGCTGGAGATTGTGAACTTCCGTGACGATCTTACGGCCTTGGAGGATGTTGATCTTTCAGGAACAGCTATTGAGGACATCCCTCAGAATCTCCCAAATCTACCACAACTCAGGAGGTTACTTCTTCTCAATGTCCCCAGTTTCAAGAGATTTCCTTGGCATCAATTGATCCGTTTTCCCAAGGTTTTCTATTTGGATAACTGTGAATATTATGGCAACCAGTCTCCAAAGATTCTTTGCGAGCAGAAAATTTGTGAAGAAGGAAGTCAAGATAGAGAGAAGACTACCAATACTGCTCAGATCAACACAAATGACCCCAGGATGTTTCATAGCTTCAGCGCATTTGCTGCTAACAAGTTAGTCAAGGAAGGACAGTTTCTTCAGTGTTTCAATGTCCAAGTTAAAGGATGCAGTGTGAGAGGCATGGAACCAAAGAACAAAGAAGGTGAGATATGTAGCAAGATCCAGAGGCAATTGCCTTATCAAGATGTAGCGCATTCTTCTGAGGTAGCTAGCATTGCTCCCATGGTGAGACTTCAACCTAAACAACGTCATCTGGAGATATCTTCAAATGATCGGTACCCAGATGGATTAAGGCATATTTTATCTGTCACAGAATCATTATTCATTACGGATGATGCTTCTATCAAATGCCTTAACGAATCTAATTGTACTATGACGTGTCTAGAAGAATGCCAGCTCGTTCAATGCCATGAAATGAAAGTAGTATTCAAAATGCATTCAAGAGTCACAGGGGCAATAAGAAGAGAATATCTTGAGATACGAATCCCAGAGGTGTTACCCGCCCTAAAGATATTTCAGGCATCCAACCTTCAGAACCTATTAAGCTTCGTTGAGCCTGGAGATCTGTCGTATTCTGCACTGATTACTCTGAAGCTACTAAACCACATTCACCTCGAGCACTGCCCTCGACTAGAGAAACTTTTCCCATGCAGTTTGTCATTACCTTCCCTGGAGACTCTGGTCATTCTATTCTGCTACAACCTGAAGACAATTTTCTACAACCAATCTGACTATGATGTAGCAGCTTCTCCACTCCCAAACATCGAAAGGATCTACCTCCAGGAACTGCCACAGCTGCAGCACTTCCATGATGATGTCATGTTTCGTTTTGAAACACTAAAGTGGGAGAAGCTCTTTGTCAGAGGCTGTCAATCCTTTCACCGTCTCCCACTCCTGAAGAGTGAATATCCGGAGTCAAGGGTGGAGGTCAGCGGAGAGCGTGACTGGTGGGGCAGGCTGCAGTGGAGCCTTCCAGAGCAGAGCCACTACTACTTGCATGTGCCGCCACCGGAGTTTGCATCGCGCAAGAAACATATCATCAGAAGCTACCTCAGGTGA
- the LOC117866725 gene encoding endoribonuclease Dicer homolog 4 isoform X1, protein MGEGEDETSSSAAAASAAAGVPKDPRKIARKYQLDLCKRAVEENIIVYLGTGCGKTHIAVLLMNELGHLIRKPSREVCVFLAPTIPLVRQQAIVIADSTNFKVQCYHGSGKNLRDHQAWEKEMAEYEVLVMIPRILLRNLQHCFIKMDSIVLVVFDECHHAQAQKRHPYAQIMKAKILEVEAPRSSWRPDFGEVL, encoded by the exons ATGGGCGAGGGAGAGGACGAGACctcgagctccgccgcggcggcgagcgcggccgcgggcgTCCCCAAGGACCCGAGGAAGATCGCGCGCAA GTATCAGCTGGATCTTTGCAAGAGGGCGGTTGAGGAGAACATCATAGTGTACCTTGGCACAGGATGTGGGAAGACACACATTGCTGTGTTACTCATGAATGAGCTTGGACACCTCATCCGCAAACCCAGCCGCGAGGTGTGCGTCTTCCTCGCACCGACCATTCCCCTTGTGCGCCAG CAAGCAATAGTGATTGCGGATTCCACCAATTTTAAAGTTCAATGTTACCATGGAAGCGGTAAAAACTTAAGAGACCACCAGGCATGGGAGAAAGAGATGGCCGAGTATGAG GTCCTTGTAATGATACCTCGAATATTATTGCGTAATTTGCAGCATTGTTTCATCAAGATGGATTCAATCGTACTTGTGGTATTTGATGAATGTCATCATGCACAAGCACAAAAAAGGCATCCATATGCACAAATTATGAAG GCGAAGATTCTAGAAGTTGAGGCCCCACGGAGCTCCTGGCGACCTGACTTCGGGGAGGTCCTATGA
- the LOC117866725 gene encoding endoribonuclease Dicer homolog 4 isoform X2 has translation MGEGEDETSSSAAAASAAAGVPKDPRKIARKYQLDLCKRAVEENIIVYLGTGCGKTHIAVLLMNELGHLIRKPSREVCVFLAPTIPLVRQQAIVIADSTNFKVQCYHGSGKNLRDHQAWEKEMAEYEHCFIKMDSIVLVVFDECHHAQAQKRHPYAQIMKAKILEVEAPRSSWRPDFGEVL, from the exons ATGGGCGAGGGAGAGGACGAGACctcgagctccgccgcggcggcgagcgcggccgcgggcgTCCCCAAGGACCCGAGGAAGATCGCGCGCAA GTATCAGCTGGATCTTTGCAAGAGGGCGGTTGAGGAGAACATCATAGTGTACCTTGGCACAGGATGTGGGAAGACACACATTGCTGTGTTACTCATGAATGAGCTTGGACACCTCATCCGCAAACCCAGCCGCGAGGTGTGCGTCTTCCTCGCACCGACCATTCCCCTTGTGCGCCAG CAAGCAATAGTGATTGCGGATTCCACCAATTTTAAAGTTCAATGTTACCATGGAAGCGGTAAAAACTTAAGAGACCACCAGGCATGGGAGAAAGAGATGGCCGAGTATGAG CATTGTTTCATCAAGATGGATTCAATCGTACTTGTGGTATTTGATGAATGTCATCATGCACAAGCACAAAAAAGGCATCCATATGCACAAATTATGAAG GCGAAGATTCTAGAAGTTGAGGCCCCACGGAGCTCCTGGCGACCTGACTTCGGGGAGGTCCTATGA
- the LOC117866725 gene encoding endoribonuclease Dicer homolog 4 isoform X4, with product MGEGEDETSSSAAAASAAAGVPKDPRKIARKYQLDLCKRAVEENIIVYLGTGCGKTHIAVLLMNELGHLIRKPSREVCVFLAPTIPLVRQQAIVIADSTNFKVQCYHGSGKNLRDHQAWEKEMAEYEHCFIKMDSIVLVVFDECHHAQAQKRHPYAQIMKEVPLLF from the exons ATGGGCGAGGGAGAGGACGAGACctcgagctccgccgcggcggcgagcgcggccgcgggcgTCCCCAAGGACCCGAGGAAGATCGCGCGCAA GTATCAGCTGGATCTTTGCAAGAGGGCGGTTGAGGAGAACATCATAGTGTACCTTGGCACAGGATGTGGGAAGACACACATTGCTGTGTTACTCATGAATGAGCTTGGACACCTCATCCGCAAACCCAGCCGCGAGGTGTGCGTCTTCCTCGCACCGACCATTCCCCTTGTGCGCCAG CAAGCAATAGTGATTGCGGATTCCACCAATTTTAAAGTTCAATGTTACCATGGAAGCGGTAAAAACTTAAGAGACCACCAGGCATGGGAGAAAGAGATGGCCGAGTATGAG CATTGTTTCATCAAGATGGATTCAATCGTACTTGTGGTATTTGATGAATGTCATCATGCACAAGCACAAAAAAGGCATCCATATGCACAAATTATGAAG GAAGTACCTTTGCTATTTTGA
- the LOC140223672 gene encoding uncharacterized protein, with product MDGGSGLNILYAETLDAMGIDRSHLRPSKAPFHGVVPGKQAMPLGQIDLLVTFGTPSNYRKAVLTFEVVGFRGTYHAILGRPCYAKFMAIPNYTYLKLKLPGPNRVITVGTSFQKAYECDVECCEYAAAITVTSDLAVQLAEGTEGRPDSKQPATSFEPTEGIKEVLLDPSSSDGGVVRISATLFPK from the coding sequence atggatgggggcagcggactcaacatcctctacgccgagaccctcgacgctatggggatcgaccgttcccacctccgtcccagcaaggcgccgttccacggcgtcgtgccggggaaacaggcaatgcctctcgggcaaatcgacttgcttgttactttcgggaccccctccaactacaggaaggcggtcctcaccttcgaggtggtggggttccgcggaacctaccacgccatcttgggacggccatgctacgcgaagttcatggccatccccaactacacctacctcaagctcaagctgccggggcccaacagGGTCATtaccgtcggcacgtcttttcagaaggcgtatgagtgcgacgtggaatgctgcgagtacgccgcggccatcaccgtcacgagcgatctggcggtccagctcgcggaagGCACCGAGGGccggcccgactccaagcagccggccacctcctttgagcccacagaaggcatcaaggaggtcctccttgATCCTAGCAGCTCCGATGGCGGggtcgtgcggatcagcgcTACCTTAttccccaaatag
- the LOC117833641 gene encoding uncharacterized protein — MSSQSKRQLMGTASTSPDAMEATSRPPGLCITVEKNPPEARLLQLGVKSWPKWGCPPGRFPLKFDAALTCYLVKGRVRAAVKGSRECVEFGAGDLVVFPKGLSCTWDVVVGVDKHYNFDPS; from the exons ATGTCTTCGCAGTCAAAGAGGCAGCTCATGGGGACGGCTTCGACGAGCCCAGACGCCATGGAGGCAACAAGCAGGCCCCCCGGCCTCTGCATCACCGTGGAGAAGAACCCGCCGGAGGCGCGCTTGCTTCAACTCGGCGTCAAGTCCTGGCCCAA ATGGGGCTGCCCGCCGGGGAGGTTCCCGCTCAAGTTCGACGCGGCGCTGACGTGCTACCTCGTGAAGGGCAGGGTGAGGGCCGCCGTGAAGGGCTCCCGCGAGTGCGTCGAGTtcggcgccggcgacctcgtcgtcttccccaaGGGCCTCAGCTGCACCTGggacgtcgtcgtcggcgtcgacaAGCACTACAACTTCGACCCCTCCTGA